The Apium graveolens cultivar Ventura chromosome 11, ASM990537v1, whole genome shotgun sequence genome has a window encoding:
- the LOC141696605 gene encoding uncharacterized protein LOC141696605 → MESGMSQWQMPKFTKDNYENWCIRMKAIIGANDVWEIMEKGLEVPENEANLNQVQKDQLQAQRKNDQKAIMIIHQCLDDSMLQKVTSAITSKKVWDTLKSSFSGDIKVKRVRLQTLRGEFEALRMKESESISYYFSRVLTVVNQMKSNGEEVSDVRVIEKVLRSLDSKFDYKVVAIEEAKDNKPMKKKC, encoded by the coding sequence ATGGAAAGTGGAATGTCTCAATGGCAAATGCCAAAGTTCACCAAAGATAATTATGAGAATTGGTGCATTCGTATGAAGGCGATCATTGGAGCAAATGATGTGTGGGAAATTATGGAGAAAGGATTGGAGGTGCCCGAAAATGAAGCAAATTTGAATCAAGTTCAAAAAGATCAACTTCAAGCCCAAAGAAAGAATGATCAAAAGGCGATCATGATCATTCATCAATGTTTGGATGATTCAATGTTACAAAAAGTGACTTCCGCAATAACGTCAAAGAAAGTTTGGGATACTCTCAAATCTTCTTTTAGTGGCGATATTAAAGTAAAGAGAGTTCGGCTACAAACACTTCGTGGCGAGTTTGAGGCTTTGCGAATGAAGGAATCCGAATCAATCTCATATTATTTTTCAAGGGTCTTGACCGTTGTCAATCAAATGAAAAGCAATGGAGAAGAGGTAAGTGATGTTCGTGTTATTGAAAAAGTTCTTCGTTCACTTGACTCTAAATTTGATTACAAAGTTGTGGCAATTGAGGAGGCTAAAGATAACAAGCCCATGAAGAAAAAATGTTAA